In the genome of Desulfovibrio desulfuricans, one region contains:
- a CDS encoding epoxyqueuosine reductase QueH, protein MSGNNGSPVTTGIQAAGVEAPAALSAARTAADPAPAPAETRPTATADNSLLLHVCCGPCAVMPITRLLDEGFSVTAWFMNPNIQPLAEYLRRREAAAQCAERLGVPIIFADETWNITAWLRAVAGRDEPPARCAYCCESRMEAAFAFARQKGFAWVSSSLLYSRYQPHEVIKSAGERLAAQPDAPGFAYRDFRTDWQEGIDRSKAMQLYRQPYCGCVYSEAERYHKQLLRCING, encoded by the coding sequence ATGTCTGGAAATAATGGTTCGCCCGTAACTACAGGCATACAGGCAGCCGGTGTCGAGGCCCCGGCTGCTTTGTCTGCAGCGCGCACTGCCGCAGACCCCGCCCCCGCCCCCGCAGAGACGCGCCCCACGGCAACGGCTGACAACAGCCTGCTGCTGCACGTTTGCTGCGGCCCCTGCGCCGTCATGCCCATTACACGCCTGCTCGACGAGGGCTTTAGCGTAACCGCGTGGTTCATGAACCCCAACATACAGCCGCTGGCAGAGTATCTGCGCCGCAGAGAGGCGGCCGCCCAATGCGCCGAGCGTCTGGGCGTGCCGATCATCTTTGCGGACGAAACCTGGAACATCACCGCCTGGCTGCGCGCCGTAGCCGGACGCGATGAACCCCCGGCCCGTTGCGCCTACTGCTGCGAAAGCCGCATGGAGGCCGCGTTTGCCTTTGCGCGGCAGAAGGGCTTTGCCTGGGTGAGCAGTAGTCTGCTCTACTCGCGCTATCAGCCGCATGAGGTTATCAAATCGGCAGGCGAAAGGCTGGCCGCGCAACCTGACGCGCCGGGTTTTGCCTACCGCGACTTTCGCACGGACTGGCAGGAAGGCATTGACCGGTCAAAGGCCATGCAACTCTATCGCCAGCCCTACTGCGGCTGCGTCTACAGCGAGGCGGAGCGTTACCACAAGCAGCTCTTGCGCTGCATAAACGGCTGA
- a CDS encoding Rne/Rng family ribonuclease, which yields MTIDQDTPVAASQPATDASSQEVSKPKRTPSTRSRAKTAPQKATGKAASKTAESVPAQGAADAPAPQAAPASKTAAKSTASAKTSRSAGKSTKTVSAESKKTADATAKISADAQGAAPAESAAQAAPAGKNSAKATTSRSAARGKTARKPKVTEADAPASTPALSAGDPAAPVGETAKPAKAAPKKTAARGTRARQAKSAEAPAADAAAVSAAASAPEAAKPAHQPARHAAQKTAKTETAPTAAQAAPAEAQGTAIATETDATERGAANRIADKSSQDQAKQPQDAAPMTARAAQGAGDVAEAAAADDATGEGSDASADDAAAGDSPRRKNRRGRRGGRGRNRKKEQQAQEAAQAGMLADDDALDDALDDALDDEIDGIDLDGDLPEATPESRPQQPSRQARQPQGKPEAAKPAEGDKNANAGKAAKTSAEGPKGRRRMFISVLPGEQVEVALAEDGQLLEYYLDMLHQRKIKGNIYKGVIHNIDTNLQAAFVSYGAGKNGFLQIDEVHPEYWLAHHEPSKGKKFPPIQKVLKAGQEVLVQVVKEPTGSKGAFLTTWLSLAGRFLVLTPGQDQIGVSRKVDDDDERSRLREMMNGIDPGQGLGVIVRTVSAGTTKTTLKNDLQYLKRVWRDIRKKATEVSAPNLIYQEPGLSERAVRDYLTEDISEIWVDSEEVAQSVRDTVNLLFPRRRDIVRMHTDMRTPMWERFNLRRQLDQIYSREVLLPSGGRLVFDQTEALMAIDINSGKISGKGNFEAMAHKTNMEAAEAIARHLKLRDIGGQVVIDFIEMRDKKHVLEVEKTLRTAMKNDRARHDVARMSSFGLLELVRQRTGSSALAISLEPCPACGGTGMRRNIEWQALQALRELRRMMSVEPKEKCVYAASPELALYLLNHKRDTLREIEQDYGKCLEIMVRP from the coding sequence ATGACCATAGACCAAGACACCCCCGTGGCCGCTTCACAGCCAGCCACGGATGCATCGTCGCAGGAAGTTTCCAAGCCCAAGCGCACCCCTTCAACCCGCAGCAGAGCCAAAACAGCCCCTCAAAAGGCCACCGGCAAGGCCGCATCCAAAACTGCCGAATCTGTGCCCGCACAAGGCGCAGCCGACGCTCCGGCCCCTCAGGCCGCCCCGGCTTCCAAAACCGCCGCCAAGTCCACGGCAAGCGCCAAGACTTCACGCAGTGCGGGCAAATCTACAAAAACCGTGTCCGCCGAGAGCAAAAAAACGGCTGACGCTACCGCAAAAATTTCTGCGGACGCACAGGGCGCGGCCCCGGCAGAGTCTGCCGCACAGGCCGCACCGGCTGGCAAAAACAGCGCCAAAGCGACCACAAGCCGCTCTGCCGCACGCGGCAAGACTGCGCGCAAGCCCAAGGTGACCGAAGCCGACGCACCCGCCAGCACACCCGCCCTCTCGGCTGGCGACCCGGCGGCCCCCGTTGGCGAAACCGCCAAGCCCGCAAAAGCAGCGCCCAAAAAGACCGCCGCACGTGGCACCAGGGCACGGCAGGCCAAGTCTGCCGAAGCTCCGGCTGCTGACGCCGCCGCTGTCAGCGCTGCGGCATCGGCCCCTGAGGCGGCCAAACCGGCGCACCAGCCCGCACGACATGCGGCGCAAAAAACCGCAAAGACCGAAACCGCCCCGACCGCAGCCCAAGCTGCGCCCGCCGAGGCTCAGGGAACCGCCATTGCGACCGAAACGGACGCGACAGAGCGCGGCGCGGCCAATCGTATTGCTGACAAGTCTTCACAGGATCAAGCAAAACAACCGCAGGACGCCGCGCCGATGACCGCGCGCGCCGCACAGGGCGCTGGCGACGTCGCCGAAGCCGCTGCTGCGGATGACGCGACCGGGGAAGGTTCTGACGCGTCTGCGGACGATGCCGCTGCCGGGGATTCGCCCCGCCGCAAAAATCGCCGTGGCCGCCGTGGCGGACGCGGGCGCAACCGTAAAAAAGAGCAGCAGGCCCAGGAGGCCGCGCAGGCCGGAATGCTGGCTGATGACGACGCCCTCGACGACGCGCTTGACGACGCCCTCGACGACGAGATCGACGGCATTGATCTGGACGGCGATCTGCCTGAAGCCACGCCGGAATCGCGCCCCCAGCAGCCCTCCAGACAGGCCAGGCAGCCGCAGGGCAAGCCCGAAGCAGCCAAACCGGCCGAAGGCGACAAAAACGCCAATGCGGGCAAGGCCGCCAAAACTTCCGCCGAGGGCCCCAAGGGCAGACGGCGCATGTTTATCAGCGTGCTGCCCGGCGAGCAGGTGGAAGTGGCGCTGGCCGAAGACGGTCAGCTGCTGGAATATTATCTGGACATGCTGCACCAGCGCAAAATCAAGGGCAACATCTACAAGGGCGTCATCCACAATATCGACACCAACCTGCAGGCCGCCTTTGTCAGCTACGGCGCGGGCAAAAACGGATTTTTGCAGATCGACGAGGTGCACCCCGAGTACTGGCTGGCGCACCACGAGCCCTCCAAGGGCAAAAAATTTCCGCCCATCCAAAAGGTGCTCAAGGCGGGTCAGGAAGTGCTTGTTCAGGTGGTTAAAGAACCCACCGGCAGCAAGGGCGCTTTTTTGACGACATGGCTTTCGCTGGCTGGGCGCTTTTTGGTGCTCACGCCGGGGCAGGATCAAATCGGCGTTTCCCGCAAGGTGGACGACGACGACGAGCGCTCCCGCCTGCGTGAAATGATGAACGGCATTGATCCCGGCCAGGGTCTGGGCGTGATCGTGCGCACCGTCAGCGCCGGTACCACCAAGACCACGCTCAAAAACGACCTGCAGTACCTCAAGCGCGTCTGGCGCGATATTCGCAAAAAGGCCACCGAGGTTTCCGCCCCCAACCTCATCTATCAGGAGCCGGGGCTGTCGGAACGCGCGGTGCGCGACTACCTGACCGAAGATATTTCTGAAATCTGGGTGGATAGCGAAGAAGTGGCGCAGAGCGTGCGCGACACGGTGAATCTGCTGTTCCCCCGCCGCCGGGATATTGTGCGCATGCATACCGATATGCGTACGCCCATGTGGGAGCGCTTTAACCTGCGCCGCCAGCTCGATCAGATTTACTCCCGCGAGGTGCTGCTGCCCTCCGGCGGTCGCCTGGTGTTTGACCAGACCGAAGCCCTCATGGCCATCGACATCAACTCCGGCAAAATTTCGGGCAAGGGCAACTTTGAAGCCATGGCGCACAAAACCAATATGGAAGCCGCCGAAGCCATTGCCCGCCACCTCAAGCTGCGCGACATCGGCGGGCAGGTGGTCATCGACTTTATTGAAATGCGCGACAAAAAACATGTGCTGGAAGTGGAAAAAACCCTGCGCACAGCCATGAAAAACGACCGCGCCCGGCATGATGTTGCGCGCATGAGTTCCTTTGGCCTGCTGGAGCTGGTACGCCAGCGCACCGGCTCGTCCGCTCTGGCCATTTCGCTTGAGCCCTGCCCCGCCTGCGGGGGCACCGGCATGCGCCGCAACATCGAGTGGCAGGCCCTGCAGGCCCTGCGCGAACTGCGCCGCATGATGAGCGTCGAGCCCAAGGAAAAATGCGTTTACGCCGCCAGCCCCGAGCTGGCCCTCTATCTGCTGAACCACAAGCGCGACACACTGCGCGAGATAGAGCAGGATTATGGCAAATGTCTGGAAATAATGGTTCGCCCGTAA
- a CDS encoding metallophosphoesterase family protein: MPSADSQDYLWIAVGDIHDEPERFAKIPELSQADGIIVTGDLTITGGIKQAETVMAALCAHDIPVLAQIGNMDRPEVDQWLSEKGWNLHTQTRELTPEIAIFGVGASTFTPFGTPSEFPESAFATWLETCWQKARNYPHSVLVSHNPPKDTACDVIPGGIHVGSTAVREFLEESQPDICLCGHIHEARAMDRVGRTLVVNPGMLAQGGYVLLRSNSGQLSAELKMLED, encoded by the coding sequence ATGCCAAGCGCCGACTCTCAGGACTATCTCTGGATAGCCGTGGGCGACATCCACGACGAACCGGAACGCTTTGCCAAAATACCCGAACTTTCGCAGGCTGACGGCATCATCGTTACCGGCGATCTGACCATCACTGGCGGCATCAAGCAGGCAGAAACCGTTATGGCGGCACTGTGTGCGCACGACATACCCGTGCTGGCCCAGATCGGCAACATGGACAGGCCCGAAGTCGACCAGTGGCTGAGCGAAAAAGGCTGGAACCTGCACACCCAGACCCGAGAACTCACACCCGAAATCGCCATTTTTGGCGTTGGGGCATCCACGTTTACGCCCTTTGGCACGCCCAGCGAATTTCCCGAATCGGCCTTTGCGACCTGGCTTGAAACCTGCTGGCAAAAAGCCCGCAACTACCCGCACAGCGTGCTTGTTTCGCACAATCCCCCCAAGGACACCGCCTGCGATGTCATCCCCGGCGGCATCCATGTGGGTTCCACGGCCGTGCGCGAATTTCTGGAAGAATCCCAGCCCGACATCTGCCTGTGCGGGCATATCCACGAGGCGCGGGCCATGGATCGCGTGGGGCGCACCCTTGTGGTCAACCCTGGCATGCTTGCCCAGGGCGGCTATGTGCTGCTGCGCTCCAACTCCGGCCAGCTCTCCGCCGAGCTGAAAATGCTCGAAGACTAG